A single region of the Salvia miltiorrhiza cultivar Shanhuang (shh) chromosome 8, IMPLAD_Smil_shh, whole genome shotgun sequence genome encodes:
- the LOC131001823 gene encoding receptor-like protein 44 encodes MMGIIWGWVAAALLFSAAAADPNDERCLTHLSQSLQDPLRNLQNWTKDTFASPCQGFTSFLEGATCNNGRIYKLSLSNLSLKGSISPFLSNCTNLQALDLSSNQLSGPIPPDLQYLVNLAVLNLSANHLSGDIPQQLALCAYLNVIDLHDNQLSGLIPQQLGLLVRLSVFDVSNNKLSGPIPSSLGNRSGNLPRFNASSYAGNKGLYGYPLPPMKSSGLSVLAIVGIGLGSGLLSLVLSFTAVCVWLRVTDKKSENDEGKISQLMPDY; translated from the coding sequence ATGATGGGCATTATTTGGGGCTGGGTGGCCGCCGCGCTCCtcttctccgccgccgccgccgatcccAACGACGAGCGCTGCCTCACCCACCTCAGCCAGTCGCTGCAGGATCCCCTCAGGAATCTCCAGAACTGGACCAAGGACACCTTCGCCAGCCCTTGCCAGGGATTCACCTCCTTCCTCGAGGGCGCCACCTGCAACAACGGCCGCATCtacaagctctctctctctaacctcTCTCTCAAGGGCTCCATCTCCCCCTTCCTCTCCAACTGCACCAATCTGCAAGCCCTCGACCTCTCCTCCAACCAGCTCTCCGGCCCCATCCCGCCCGACCTCCAGTATCTCGTCAACCTCGCCGTCCTCAATCTCTCCGCCAACCACCTCTCCGGCGACATCCCGCAGCAATTGGCCCTCTGCGCTTACCTCAACGTCATCGATCTCCACGATAACCAGCTCTCCGGCCTAATTCCGCAGCAGCTAGGGCTTCTGGTGAGGCTCTCTGTCTTCGATGTCTCCAATAACAAACTCTCCGGCCCCATTCCCTCCTCCCTCGGGAACCGGAGCGGTAACCTGCCCCGCTTCAATGCGAGCTCCTACGCGGGGAATAAGGGCCTCTATGGCTACCCCTTGCCGCCGATGAAGAGCAGCGGCCTCTCCGTTCTGGCCATCGTCGGGATCGGGCTCGGCAGCGGCCTTCTCAGCTTGGTCCTCAGCTTCACCGCCGTCTGCGTTTGGTTGAGAGTCACCGATAAGAAATCGGAAAACGATGAAGGCAAGATCAGCCAGCTTATGCCCGATTATTGA